A DNA window from Luteolibacter luteus contains the following coding sequences:
- a CDS encoding lipopolysaccharide biosynthesis protein, whose translation MQAESVIDEVTKPRVARRDPFEAPDVSANLRKSSVRGASLMSFARVAGMGLRFLSTGILARMITREDFGIFGMTTAISGFLAIFMDVGLSQATIQRAEINHRQISTLFWINVALGAFIAGIFALGAPAIAVFFGQPALATIIPVLALSFLFGGLGLQHVALLTRNMRFPLLAGVEIFSMFSGVIVAVVMARLGMGYWSLVGMALAPAIAKTLAAWVALRWTPGLPSRGTGVKGMLKFGGDVLGFNIVNYFSRQADTILVAKYCGAAPMAAYEKAYSLLLMPVGQINGPLGAVTIPALSRLQEDLGRYRRYYLNAILLVCALSMPVIAGITLFADQIVLVWLGPDWATSADLFRLLALAALLGGISNPSGWLLISLGLTKRYRMLGIVNSAIIVAAFVIGLIYGPKEAGQWGSMRGVAIGYSVAMLLNFVPYWAWALKGTPVSLSSVLKTMLTPTLACLPAVAAAWWVKSMAQGRIDDWPWILAAMITFGVIYAVVLLFGFKKLDFFRRIAGEFRSR comes from the coding sequence ATGCAGGCTGAGAGCGTCATCGACGAAGTAACGAAACCGCGAGTCGCCCGGAGGGATCCTTTCGAGGCGCCCGATGTCTCCGCGAATCTCCGCAAGAGTTCCGTGCGGGGTGCCTCCCTAATGTCTTTTGCCCGGGTGGCGGGAATGGGCCTCCGGTTCCTCTCGACAGGCATTCTCGCGCGCATGATCACCCGGGAAGATTTCGGGATCTTCGGAATGACCACCGCGATCTCCGGCTTCCTCGCGATCTTCATGGACGTCGGTCTTTCCCAAGCAACGATTCAGAGGGCCGAGATCAACCATCGCCAGATCTCCACGCTCTTCTGGATCAATGTTGCGCTCGGGGCATTCATCGCCGGCATTTTTGCCCTCGGTGCTCCGGCGATCGCCGTCTTTTTCGGGCAGCCGGCGTTGGCGACCATCATTCCGGTGCTCGCACTCAGCTTTCTCTTTGGTGGCCTCGGCCTTCAACATGTTGCTCTCCTCACCCGGAACATGCGCTTTCCCCTGCTCGCAGGGGTCGAGATTTTTTCGATGTTCTCAGGCGTTATTGTCGCGGTGGTAATGGCCCGCTTGGGTATGGGTTATTGGTCGTTGGTGGGAATGGCCCTCGCTCCCGCGATCGCGAAGACGCTTGCCGCGTGGGTGGCGCTGCGCTGGACGCCCGGCCTCCCCTCTCGTGGCACAGGCGTAAAAGGGATGTTGAAGTTCGGAGGGGATGTTCTTGGCTTCAACATCGTGAACTACTTCTCGCGGCAAGCGGACACCATCCTTGTTGCGAAGTACTGCGGTGCTGCACCCATGGCCGCTTACGAGAAGGCCTATAGCCTGCTCCTGATGCCCGTCGGCCAGATCAATGGGCCGCTTGGTGCGGTCACCATCCCGGCGCTTTCGCGTTTGCAGGAGGACCTGGGCCGCTATCGCCGCTACTACCTGAATGCGATCCTGCTCGTCTGTGCCTTGAGCATGCCGGTCATCGCGGGAATCACGTTATTCGCGGATCAGATTGTGCTCGTTTGGCTCGGCCCGGATTGGGCCACGTCCGCCGACCTCTTCCGACTGCTGGCCTTGGCCGCGCTGCTTGGTGGAATTTCGAATCCTTCCGGTTGGCTCCTCATCTCGCTCGGCCTCACGAAGCGCTACCGCATGCTAGGTATCGTCAATTCCGCGATTATCGTCGCCGCGTTCGTGATCGGCCTGATCTACGGGCCGAAGGAAGCAGGCCAATGGGGTTCCATGCGTGGCGTCGCCATCGGCTATTCGGTTGCGATGCTGCTGAACTTTGTTCCCTACTGGGCTTGGGCGCTGAAGGGGACGCCGGTCAGCCTTTCCTCGGTGCTCAAGACCATGCTGACCCCGACGCTCGCCTGTCTCCCGGCTGTCGCTGCAGCATGGTGGGTCAAGAGCATGGCCCAAGGCCGCATCGACGACTGGCCATGGATCCTTGCTGCGATGATCACCTTCGGCGTCATCTATGCGGTCGTCCTTCTTTTCGGATTCAAGAAGCTGGATTTCTTCCGACGGATCGCCGGGGAATTCCGCTCCCGTTGA
- a CDS encoding glycosyltransferase, which translates to MIIIIPTCQRGELLERTLQCLVDADRPDTLKRVFVVENGKKEQAETKIERFRSVLPLEYRYTPEGSKSAALNLVLEECSGEFVVFFDDDVRIDPACVRAYADAAKDKTGGEFYAGKCNVDYDVAPPEWLKDYLPYSAKGWSYGDEIRELKEPLALGFNWAAFADDLKRAGNFNANIGPGRLISVGEETDLQKIMFSQGVKGIYLPAGLVWHHVPEERCSLAWTLERNRRMGLLVGRKLAHGPVPERLGKAVVALGKIASLRVLNLLGRLFLSDSRRFHYQQRHHWNLGVWQGQQTVQGK; encoded by the coding sequence ATGATCATTATCATTCCCACCTGCCAGCGGGGTGAGTTGTTGGAACGCACCCTCCAATGTCTGGTCGACGCCGACCGACCGGATACCCTGAAGCGAGTCTTTGTCGTGGAAAACGGCAAGAAGGAGCAGGCGGAAACCAAGATCGAAAGGTTCCGCTCCGTGCTCCCGCTCGAATACCGCTACACTCCGGAGGGTAGCAAGAGCGCCGCGCTGAACTTGGTTCTGGAGGAATGCTCCGGGGAGTTCGTCGTCTTCTTCGACGATGACGTCCGCATCGATCCCGCCTGTGTCCGCGCTTATGCGGATGCGGCGAAGGATAAGACCGGCGGTGAATTTTACGCTGGCAAGTGCAACGTGGATTACGATGTGGCGCCTCCGGAGTGGCTTAAGGACTACCTTCCCTATTCCGCGAAGGGATGGAGCTATGGTGACGAGATCCGCGAGCTCAAGGAGCCGCTTGCCCTTGGCTTTAACTGGGCCGCCTTCGCCGATGATTTGAAGAGGGCCGGGAACTTTAATGCGAATATCGGCCCTGGCAGGCTTATCTCGGTGGGAGAGGAAACAGACCTTCAAAAGATCATGTTCTCCCAAGGTGTGAAAGGCATCTACCTGCCTGCGGGGCTTGTCTGGCATCACGTTCCCGAGGAACGCTGCTCGCTGGCGTGGACGCTTGAGCGTAACCGGCGCATGGGGCTGCTTGTTGGACGGAAGCTCGCCCATGGCCCGGTTCCCGAGCGGCTCGGCAAGGCGGTCGTCGCCTTGGGCAAGATCGCCAGCCTCCGCGTATTGAATCTACTCGGCAGGCTCTTTCTCAGCGACTCCAGACGCTTCCACTACCAGCAGCGGCACCACTGGAATCTCGGCGTCTGGCAAGGACAGCAGACAGTGCAGGGCAAATGA
- a CDS encoding malectin domain-containing carbohydrate-binding protein, with protein sequence MSLMAAAALLAPARAQVGFSASTLGGLVSGSNNKASKVTSLQFGPDNRLYFTQVNGTIIACDVTRSAANNYVASNAETISLVKNIPNYDDDGVRNFTLNTRQATGILVVGTAASPIIYVSSSDPREGAGSGATDLNLDTNSGIISRLKKNSSGVWEKVDIVRGLPRSEENHASNGLNISPDGNTLFLAQGGNTNAGGPSNNFAFSCETALSAAVLSVNLAAINAMPVQTDTYGQQYVYNLPTVNDPNPARAHNGDGSDVNDPFGGNDGLNQARLVQGGPVQVFASGFRNPYDVLIAKTGARAGKMYTVDNAANSGWGGYPKNEGSVAVGQPSPVTNQYVSGEPGAVNNLDSLQLISQGYYGGHPNPIRANPSGAGWLRYDGGSGGAGMVYSVTPTSDWPPVPAAMADPRQGDFKLPGAANNALFTNSASTTGLAEYTANNFSGAMLGNIIATQYSSNTVQRLILNADGTQVTGSSVLLQGSSYGTPLDVACPGAGAAPALAGTIFVGHHSSKITVLEPSDFENGSGSTCTGAVSYALDEDNDGYSNADEAANNSDPCSSAVTPLDRDGDFLSDLLDTDDDNDGVSDSYDPFPIDSLSGASVGVPMRYDLFNELGIGFFGIGFTGVMIDPGEDYRLSIDESEIIAGGTAGLFTDPTVGPGNPHGANNSQMNAFQFGVNVDEATGIFRVRAGLGGLLFNGAPVAAQSQGIFIGNGDQDNYLKIAVNAASGAGAIEIVHEENGTMLAHEFYSRPNLFSSTIALSFLVDPIAGTAQPGYSIGEGAIVNVGPPIVLGGKVLASVRGKGMAVGLLATTGDASTPTFNATWDYFEVTPIAGTAAARLTINSGSGSILTSSTNSGGSFQVQNLSTGGQKITSIKVDVSTAALPDVVFDPAGTAGDTDGKGFTLDSFTGTGTPVGTFAQPHDGSSSQDGYEVLNITFPSANFAPGNEMTFSSDIDPTSVKGSAGPGPGDASSVTGLELSGTTVTVTFSDGTVRKVRTSGLQVSGYTHSNKTSVALLTSDVLPTPKLTVVGKTSPFVANTQPTVRVAGPVGSTVKVWVLSAELFLEAGGYDVDPFEANNVTSFATINGTVGVNGYVDLPVVLKDAGATGGINFVAAQLLDASGRRSSCSDILVIDYDPTGSTNALIRVNAGGPSYVDSNSQTWAADNGFTSGSTSTFANPIAGTVNDAIYQTFRYDDTPSSPLDYSFPVTNGQYEVRLHFAETWSGVTAVGQRIFDVFIENQLAIDNLDVFAVAGANTAYSVTLPATVTDGQLTIGLRHVVQNPFICGIEVFSLGTGGLDTEPPAAPATLNATSVGAGSITLGWPAAADNVGVTGYKIFREGVEIGASTSLSFTSTGLTPSTQYHFSVKAVDASNNISAPVLLTVSTTADTQNPTVPGNLKGVAGNQVAILSWTASTDDAGVTGYRIYRDTVLVTTVTGLGYTDGGLVNGTLYNYQVRAIDASGKNSAAASVSVRPRALGSAALRIDVGSAVPFVDSLSQTWQADTGFNTGITEASTGAIAGTVEDGIYQTRRFDRSYGAELKYSLPLPDGEYELRLHFAEVWSGANGVPGARVFDVKVEDQLVLDNFDIFATAGFATALVVPIPVTVTGGNLTIEFFHGVNNPTLAGIEVYALEGPPPDTILPSTPGSFAVTGKTQNSISLGWNAATDNVGVTGYRIKRGATVLATVPGLNYTDTGLSASTLYQYSVVALDAAGNASVAATTSGTTAADTTPPSMPGMLTGNPGNGIANLTWTASTDNGLVTGYRVYRNGGLLGTVTTTAFSDSGLTNGTAYTYEVRAVDSANNVSTPASVVVTPRALGDAIVRVNAGSATSFLDPAGHTWVADTGYNTGYMEATTNAITGTDMPALYQSRRIDRISGAELKYQLTVPNGDYEVRLHFAEVWPGAYATGIRVFDVLMEGALAINDLDVFARVGANRALVIATPVTVADGKLTIDFVHVIQNPNLSGIEIYPIAAGALEMEPPTTPGNLAANNVTENSIGLGWTASTDNVGVTGYRIYRNALLVNTVTGLSFNDTGLSTGTLYNYSVIAVDAAGNTSPPALVSATTTAPDLQGPSIPQGLVATAGLTSINLDWEASTDNVAVTGYRIIRNGQLLTTVTTTDFADSGLPSGVEFGYEIIALDASGNLSSPAQVTTSTLADTAAPSIPGSLAATPSFNSVSLVWTASTDNVGVIGYRVYRGAELLATIQGTTYEDTGLVPGTALQYHIRAIDLAGNASAAATATTATPADNQAPTIPGGFEATPGDETMSLTWQPSADNVGVAAYEIRRNGILLATVPIPGFEDSGLTNGVLYTYEVRAIDGVGNVSAPAMDSAKPRIVGNVVKRINSGGLAYTDTLGRVWEADTGFSSGSTNTSTNAIAGTDDDTLYQTERYDPQSTGAFLEYNFALANGQYEVRLHFAETYSGVTAPGQRLFDVFAENNLALDDFDIFAHAGLNRACVITFPVVVADGSLNLRWVHGAAQNPKVCAIEVYPIQGGGAQQTFEQWLETNGLAGQTTADSDGGTLDNFGEYELQMDPNDPSDDLEFSLRCSDSGNDVVISLPELKPLGNYHLHRSTSLNNIGNVANRVETITRAEIEAMTVFQRQNYGFEDTTGGSRGFYRLYFEPAE encoded by the coding sequence ATGTCGCTGATGGCGGCAGCCGCATTGCTTGCTCCGGCACGTGCCCAGGTGGGCTTCTCCGCGAGCACGCTGGGCGGCTTGGTATCCGGTAGCAACAACAAGGCGAGCAAGGTCACCTCGCTCCAGTTTGGTCCGGATAACCGGCTCTACTTCACCCAGGTCAACGGCACCATCATCGCGTGCGATGTCACCCGAAGCGCCGCAAACAACTATGTCGCCTCGAATGCAGAGACGATCAGCCTGGTGAAGAATATCCCCAATTATGATGATGACGGAGTCCGCAATTTCACACTGAACACCCGTCAAGCGACGGGCATCCTCGTGGTCGGCACGGCGGCCAGTCCGATCATCTATGTTAGCTCGAGCGATCCGCGCGAAGGCGCCGGATCCGGTGCGACCGATCTAAACCTGGATACGAACTCCGGCATTATTTCCCGCCTCAAGAAGAACAGCAGCGGTGTCTGGGAGAAAGTGGACATCGTTCGCGGCTTGCCACGTTCGGAAGAAAACCACGCGAGCAATGGACTCAACATCAGCCCGGACGGCAACACGCTGTTTCTTGCCCAAGGCGGCAATACGAACGCCGGCGGCCCTTCGAACAATTTCGCCTTCTCGTGCGAAACGGCTCTCTCTGCCGCCGTGCTGTCGGTCAACCTCGCGGCGATCAATGCGATGCCCGTCCAGACGGATACGTACGGCCAGCAATACGTCTACAACCTTCCCACGGTGAACGATCCAAACCCGGCCCGCGCCCATAATGGCGATGGCTCGGATGTGAACGATCCCTTCGGTGGCAATGACGGCCTGAACCAAGCACGTCTGGTGCAGGGAGGCCCGGTGCAAGTCTTCGCCTCCGGCTTCCGGAATCCCTACGACGTGCTGATCGCGAAGACCGGTGCACGCGCAGGCAAGATGTACACCGTCGACAACGCCGCCAACTCCGGGTGGGGCGGTTATCCGAAGAATGAAGGTTCGGTTGCAGTGGGTCAGCCGAGTCCGGTGACCAACCAGTATGTTTCCGGCGAACCCGGAGCCGTGAACAATCTTGATAGTCTTCAGCTCATCAGCCAAGGCTACTACGGAGGTCATCCGAATCCGATCCGTGCGAATCCTAGCGGTGCCGGCTGGCTTCGCTATGATGGCGGAAGCGGCGGAGCGGGCATGGTTTACTCCGTCACGCCCACGAGTGACTGGCCGCCGGTTCCTGCTGCCATGGCGGATCCGCGTCAGGGAGACTTCAAGTTGCCAGGCGCCGCGAACAACGCGCTCTTCACGAATAGCGCCTCTACCACGGGCCTCGCGGAATACACCGCGAACAATTTCAGCGGTGCCATGCTGGGGAACATCATCGCGACCCAGTACAGCAGCAATACGGTCCAACGCCTGATCCTGAACGCCGATGGCACGCAAGTCACCGGTAGCAGCGTGCTCCTGCAGGGTAGCTCCTATGGCACTCCGCTGGATGTCGCCTGTCCGGGGGCGGGTGCCGCGCCTGCTTTGGCCGGGACGATTTTCGTCGGTCATCATTCCAGCAAGATCACGGTGCTGGAGCCGAGTGATTTCGAGAACGGCAGCGGGAGCACTTGCACGGGTGCGGTAAGCTACGCCCTTGATGAGGATAACGACGGATATTCAAATGCCGATGAGGCCGCGAACAATTCCGATCCTTGCTCGTCAGCGGTCACGCCTTTGGATCGCGATGGCGACTTCCTTTCCGATCTTCTCGATACGGATGACGACAACGACGGAGTCTCCGATTCCTACGACCCGTTTCCCATCGATAGCCTCAGCGGCGCAAGCGTCGGCGTGCCGATGCGCTACGATCTCTTCAACGAGCTCGGCATCGGTTTCTTCGGCATCGGCTTCACCGGCGTGATGATCGATCCGGGCGAAGATTACCGCCTCTCGATCGATGAAAGCGAGATCATCGCCGGAGGTACCGCCGGGCTCTTCACGGATCCCACGGTCGGCCCGGGAAATCCGCATGGCGCGAACAACAGTCAGATGAACGCCTTCCAGTTTGGCGTGAATGTGGATGAAGCCACCGGCATCTTTCGGGTTCGTGCCGGGCTCGGAGGCTTGCTTTTCAACGGAGCACCTGTCGCCGCGCAATCCCAAGGCATCTTCATCGGCAATGGCGATCAGGACAACTACCTGAAGATTGCCGTAAACGCGGCGTCGGGAGCTGGAGCGATTGAAATCGTCCATGAGGAAAACGGAACCATGCTCGCCCATGAGTTCTACAGCCGGCCCAATCTTTTCAGCAGCACGATTGCCCTTAGCTTTCTGGTCGACCCCATCGCTGGTACGGCACAGCCCGGCTACTCGATCGGTGAAGGAGCGATCGTGAACGTGGGGCCTCCGATCGTGCTGGGAGGGAAGGTCCTTGCTTCAGTCCGCGGCAAGGGCATGGCCGTCGGCCTCCTGGCGACCACAGGTGATGCTTCCACGCCGACCTTCAATGCGACCTGGGACTATTTCGAGGTCACTCCGATCGCCGGAACAGCCGCGGCCAGGCTCACCATCAATAGTGGTAGCGGCAGTATCCTCACCTCCAGCACCAACAGCGGCGGATCCTTCCAGGTCCAGAACCTTTCTACCGGTGGCCAGAAGATCACTTCCATCAAGGTTGATGTGAGCACAGCGGCCTTGCCCGATGTCGTCTTCGACCCGGCGGGCACGGCCGGTGATACCGATGGCAAGGGCTTCACGCTCGACTCCTTCACCGGCACCGGCACTCCCGTCGGCACCTTCGCCCAGCCCCACGACGGTTCGAGCAGTCAGGACGGCTACGAGGTGCTGAATATCACCTTTCCCTCGGCGAACTTCGCGCCGGGAAATGAGATGACCTTTTCCTCTGACATCGACCCCACGAGCGTGAAGGGCTCAGCCGGCCCGGGCCCCGGCGATGCTTCAAGCGTCACCGGCCTCGAGTTGAGCGGCACGACCGTCACCGTGACCTTTAGCGATGGCACGGTTCGCAAGGTTCGCACCTCGGGTCTTCAGGTCAGTGGCTACACCCATAGCAACAAGACCTCCGTCGCTTTGTTGACTTCGGACGTTCTTCCCACGCCGAAATTGACCGTGGTCGGCAAAACCTCGCCCTTTGTCGCCAATACCCAGCCCACGGTGCGCGTGGCGGGACCGGTTGGCTCCACGGTGAAGGTGTGGGTTCTTTCCGCAGAACTCTTCCTGGAGGCAGGAGGTTACGATGTGGATCCTTTCGAGGCGAACAATGTTACTTCCTTCGCCACGATCAATGGCACTGTCGGCGTCAATGGCTACGTCGATCTGCCGGTGGTGTTGAAGGACGCTGGTGCGACAGGTGGTATCAACTTCGTGGCCGCCCAGTTGCTGGATGCCAGCGGCAGGCGCAGCTCGTGCTCGGACATCCTGGTCATCGACTATGACCCCACCGGTAGCACGAATGCGCTGATCCGCGTCAACGCCGGTGGTCCGTCCTATGTAGATTCGAATAGCCAGACCTGGGCTGCGGACAATGGCTTCACATCCGGTAGCACCAGCACCTTTGCAAATCCGATCGCCGGGACTGTTAACGACGCAATCTATCAGACCTTCCGCTACGACGACACGCCGTCCTCACCGCTGGATTACTCGTTCCCCGTGACCAACGGCCAATACGAGGTGCGGCTTCATTTTGCCGAGACGTGGTCGGGCGTCACTGCCGTCGGCCAGCGCATATTCGATGTGTTTATCGAGAACCAACTCGCCATCGATAATTTGGACGTCTTTGCCGTGGCTGGCGCAAATACCGCCTACTCGGTGACCCTGCCTGCTACCGTGACCGATGGCCAGCTTACCATTGGTCTGCGCCATGTCGTGCAGAACCCCTTCATCTGCGGCATCGAGGTCTTCTCGCTCGGCACGGGAGGGCTCGACACTGAGCCACCCGCAGCTCCCGCCACCCTCAATGCGACCAGCGTTGGAGCCGGGTCCATCACCTTGGGTTGGCCGGCCGCTGCGGACAACGTCGGGGTGACGGGTTACAAGATCTTCCGTGAAGGCGTGGAAATTGGCGCCAGCACCAGCCTTTCCTTCACCAGCACCGGCCTGACCCCCTCCACGCAATATCATTTCTCCGTGAAGGCGGTGGACGCCTCGAACAATATCTCCGCACCCGTGCTGCTGACGGTCAGCACGACAGCAGACACCCAGAATCCCACCGTTCCCGGCAATCTCAAGGGCGTGGCGGGAAATCAGGTGGCGATCCTTTCATGGACCGCTTCCACGGATGATGCGGGTGTCACCGGCTACCGCATCTATCGCGACACCGTGCTGGTCACCACCGTAACGGGCCTTGGCTATACCGACGGCGGTCTTGTTAACGGCACGCTCTACAATTATCAGGTGCGCGCCATCGATGCCTCCGGCAAGAACTCCGCCGCTGCTTCCGTCTCGGTTCGTCCGCGTGCCCTTGGCTCTGCAGCGCTTCGCATTGATGTCGGATCCGCGGTTCCCTTCGTGGATTCGCTCTCGCAAACCTGGCAGGCTGACACCGGCTTTAATACCGGCATTACGGAGGCGTCCACCGGCGCGATTGCGGGAACTGTCGAGGATGGGATCTATCAGACCCGGCGCTTCGACCGCTCTTATGGTGCAGAGCTAAAGTATTCCCTTCCTTTGCCGGACGGTGAATACGAACTGCGCCTGCATTTCGCTGAGGTCTGGTCCGGTGCCAATGGCGTTCCAGGAGCCCGCGTCTTTGATGTAAAAGTGGAAGATCAACTGGTCCTCGACAACTTTGACATCTTCGCCACCGCGGGATTTGCCACCGCTCTGGTGGTGCCCATCCCGGTGACCGTCACCGGAGGAAACCTCACGATCGAATTCTTCCACGGGGTGAATAATCCGACCCTTGCGGGCATAGAGGTTTACGCCTTGGAAGGCCCGCCACCGGATACCATCTTGCCAAGCACGCCGGGTAGTTTCGCGGTGACCGGTAAGACGCAGAACTCCATCTCTCTGGGCTGGAACGCCGCGACGGATAATGTCGGCGTCACCGGCTACCGGATCAAACGTGGTGCGACAGTGCTGGCCACCGTTCCCGGACTCAACTACACCGACACCGGCCTTTCCGCGAGTACGCTCTACCAATATTCCGTCGTTGCGCTCGATGCAGCGGGCAATGCTTCCGTGGCCGCGACTACAAGCGGCACCACTGCTGCAGATACCACTCCGCCCTCCATGCCCGGCATGCTCACGGGAAATCCCGGCAATGGCATCGCCAACCTGACTTGGACGGCTTCCACCGACAACGGCTTGGTCACGGGCTATCGGGTCTACCGAAATGGCGGCCTTCTCGGAACGGTGACCACTACCGCATTCTCCGATAGCGGCCTCACCAATGGCACCGCCTATACCTATGAGGTGCGCGCCGTCGATAGCGCGAACAACGTTTCGACCCCCGCCTCGGTAGTTGTGACCCCGCGTGCCCTGGGAGACGCAATCGTGCGTGTGAACGCGGGAAGTGCGACCTCCTTCCTCGATCCGGCCGGCCACACTTGGGTTGCGGACACCGGCTACAACACCGGATATATGGAGGCCACGACCAATGCGATCACGGGCACCGACATGCCCGCGCTCTACCAAAGCCGCCGCATCGACCGCATCAGCGGTGCCGAGTTGAAATATCAGCTCACCGTTCCGAATGGAGATTATGAGGTCCGCCTCCACTTCGCCGAGGTCTGGCCTGGAGCCTATGCCACGGGCATCCGGGTCTTCGATGTCCTCATGGAGGGAGCACTGGCCATCAACGATCTGGATGTCTTTGCCCGGGTTGGAGCCAATAGGGCTTTGGTCATTGCGACTCCAGTGACCGTTGCCGATGGCAAGTTGACCATCGACTTCGTACACGTCATCCAGAATCCGAATCTCTCGGGCATCGAGATCTATCCGATTGCGGCAGGTGCCTTGGAGATGGAGCCGCCGACCACACCGGGTAATCTCGCGGCCAACAACGTCACCGAGAACAGCATTGGCTTGGGTTGGACAGCTTCCACCGACAATGTTGGCGTGACAGGCTACCGGATCTACCGGAATGCGCTGCTGGTAAACACCGTCACCGGGCTGTCCTTCAATGACACCGGCCTGAGCACCGGCACACTCTACAACTACTCGGTGATCGCGGTGGACGCCGCGGGCAATACCTCGCCGCCGGCGCTGGTATCTGCCACGACCACGGCTCCCGATCTTCAGGGGCCAAGCATCCCACAGGGTCTTGTTGCAACGGCGGGCCTGACCTCGATCAATCTGGACTGGGAAGCTTCGACCGACAATGTCGCGGTGACAGGATACCGGATCATCCGCAACGGCCAACTCCTCACCACGGTGACCACCACGGACTTTGCCGACAGCGGGCTGCCGAGCGGAGTGGAGTTCGGCTACGAAATCATCGCCCTCGATGCCTCCGGCAACCTGTCCTCGCCGGCCCAGGTCACGACATCCACCTTGGCTGACACTGCGGCCCCGAGCATCCCCGGAAGTTTGGCCGCCACCCCGTCCTTCAATAGCGTCAGCCTCGTTTGGACGGCTTCCACGGACAATGTCGGCGTCATCGGCTATCGCGTCTATCGCGGTGCGGAACTCCTCGCGACGATCCAAGGAACAACGTATGAGGATACCGGCCTGGTGCCCGGCACGGCCCTCCAGTACCACATCCGTGCGATCGACCTGGCAGGAAATGCTTCGGCCGCCGCCACTGCCACCACCGCAACTCCCGCGGACAACCAGGCCCCGACCATTCCCGGCGGCTTCGAGGCGACCCCTGGCGATGAAACCATGAGCCTGACGTGGCAGCCTTCGGCCGACAATGTCGGAGTGGCGGCCTATGAGATCCGCCGTAACGGCATCTTGCTTGCCACGGTACCCATCCCGGGTTTCGAAGACAGCGGCCTCACCAATGGCGTGCTCTATACTTACGAGGTCCGTGCCATTGATGGTGTCGGAAACGTCTCTGCTCCGGCCATGGATTCCGCGAAACCTCGGATCGTCGGGAACGTCGTGAAGCGCATCAATTCCGGGGGCCTAGCCTATACGGATACCCTGGGCCGCGTTTGGGAAGCAGACACGGGCTTCAGCTCGGGATCCACGAATACCTCCACCAACGCCATCGCGGGAACGGACGACGATACGCTCTACCAGACCGAGCGCTACGATCCGCAATCCACCGGTGCCTTCCTCGAATACAACTTCGCGCTCGCGAACGGGCAATATGAAGTGCGACTTCACTTTGCGGAGACTTACTCCGGTGTCACTGCTCCGGGGCAGCGCCTGTTCGATGTCTTCGCGGAGAACAACCTCGCGCTGGATGATTTCGATATCTTCGCTCATGCCGGACTAAACCGGGCCTGCGTGATCACCTTCCCGGTCGTCGTTGCGGACGGCAGCCTGAACTTGCGCTGGGTTCACGGGGCGGCACAGAACCCGAAGGTCTGCGCGATCGAGGTCTACCCGATCCAGGGCGGCGGAGCCCAGCAGACCTTTGAGCAGTGGCTCGAGACAAATGGGCTGGCAGGTCAAACGACTGCGGATTCGGACGGCGGCACGCTCGACAACTTCGGCGAATACGAGCTCCAGATGGACCCGAACGATCCTTCGGACGATCTCGAGTTCTCGTTGCGTTGCTCGGATTCGGGGAATGATGTGGTGATCTCGCTTCCCGAGCTCAAGCCGCTCGGAAACTACCATCTCCATCGAAGCACTTCGCTGAACAACATCGGTAACGTGGCCAACCGGGTTGAAACCATCACTCGTGCAGAGATCGAAGCCATGACCGTATTCCAGCGTCAGAATTACGGCTTCGAGGACACGACGGGCGGATCCCGTGGGTTCTACCGGCTCTACTTTGAGCCTGCCGAATAG